A genome region from Natronosalvus rutilus includes the following:
- a CDS encoding AAA family ATPase: protein MSETADGEKVVEVTDSGITVRKSFTADEFPVPAVRFEFESTRDEPATVRLSEDIPESFPMDSVGFHPEYHSENWTAFQDNHVEFSGVVSPDDPLVTVYGVRLDEETDQTDFLTEPTIEGVSSDEDGDEDEELEDETEADDEAAGHLDETMIDDIIADDSNQVVKDMLSGEADSVPGLEDDADGVDDGDDEESSEVEDKSAEATAEAANEDEAVEAEDDEPTVAENEDESIDLDFDESESEDTASDDAGDADEDTGGFLDEDKGLDLDLGDVDTDPTPVDADEGDDEDAPDIDLGFDGEELPDPADEAEAEDDDAPTIELDLEAAATEADDAEDAVDDTEADADTEDAEAEKLDLEDPTDGQTDGDTDEDEDADETDVTDDQTPDAVTDEQSPPADAASIGAALAAELRSGELAEDDREAIRLALDVDVDSEPPEATLSGSDAAKIEHLQSRVEELAAYTGALEEFLDENGTGEQLITEFTELVDSFEADLEAVSKTVETVDERTENLEAELADTDSAVDNLEADLEDAEDDLERVEGDLEEVESDLQEGIDDVESSVGDVQSDVETLKEDLEEVRDEVTDITEWRNQLGSMFSE from the coding sequence ATGAGTGAAACCGCGGATGGTGAGAAAGTGGTCGAGGTGACCGACAGTGGGATAACGGTGCGAAAGTCGTTCACCGCAGACGAGTTCCCCGTGCCGGCCGTCCGGTTCGAATTCGAGTCGACGCGAGACGAACCGGCGACGGTCCGACTCTCCGAGGACATTCCCGAATCATTTCCGATGGACAGCGTCGGCTTCCACCCGGAGTACCACAGCGAAAACTGGACGGCGTTCCAGGACAACCACGTCGAGTTCTCCGGCGTCGTCTCGCCCGACGACCCGCTGGTCACGGTCTACGGAGTCCGCCTCGACGAGGAGACGGATCAGACCGACTTTCTGACCGAACCGACGATCGAGGGTGTGTCCTCGGACGAGGACGGGGACGAGGATGAGGAGCTGGAGGACGAAACCGAGGCGGACGACGAGGCGGCTGGCCACCTCGACGAGACGATGATCGACGACATCATCGCCGACGACAGCAACCAGGTGGTCAAGGATATGCTGTCGGGGGAGGCCGACAGCGTACCGGGCCTCGAGGACGACGCGGATGGTGTGGACGATGGAGACGATGAGGAGTCGAGCGAAGTAGAGGACAAATCCGCGGAAGCGACTGCAGAAGCCGCGAACGAGGACGAAGCCGTAGAAGCCGAAGACGACGAGCCCACAGTAGCTGAAAACGAGGACGAGTCGATCGACCTCGACTTCGATGAATCGGAAAGCGAGGACACGGCCTCTGACGACGCTGGCGACGCTGACGAAGACACCGGCGGCTTCCTCGACGAGGACAAGGGACTCGACCTCGACCTTGGCGACGTCGACACCGACCCGACCCCCGTCGACGCGGACGAAGGAGACGACGAGGACGCCCCCGACATCGACCTCGGATTCGACGGTGAGGAACTGCCAGATCCCGCAGACGAGGCCGAAGCGGAAGACGACGACGCGCCGACGATCGAACTCGACCTCGAGGCGGCGGCCACTGAGGCAGACGACGCGGAGGACGCGGTAGACGACACCGAAGCAGACGCCGACACCGAAGACGCCGAGGCAGAGAAACTGGACCTCGAGGATCCCACCGACGGCCAAACGGACGGCGATACGGACGAGGATGAGGACGCAGACGAAACCGACGTAACCGACGACCAAACCCCAGACGCGGTGACCGACGAACAGTCACCCCCAGCCGACGCCGCGTCCATCGGCGCGGCCCTCGCCGCAGAACTCCGCTCCGGTGAACTCGCCGAGGACGACCGCGAGGCGATCCGGTTGGCCCTGGACGTAGATGTCGACTCAGAACCACCAGAGGCCACCCTCTCGGGAAGCGACGCCGCGAAGATCGAGCACCTCCAGTCCCGGGTCGAAGAACTCGCCGCCTACACCGGCGCCCTCGAGGAGTTCCTCGACGAGAACGGAACCGGCGAACAGCTCATCACCGAGTTCACGGAACTGGTCGACTCGTTCGAGGCCGACCTCGAGGCGGTCAGCAAGACGGTCGAAACCGTCGACGAACGTACCGAGAACCTCGAGGCCGAACTCGCTGACACCGATTCGGCAGTCGACAACCTCGAGGCCGATCTGGAGGACGCCGAGGACGATCTGGAGCGCGTCGAAGGTGACCTCGAGGAGGTCGAAAGTGATCTGCAGGAAGGTATCGACGACGTCGAATCGTCGGTCGGGGACGTCCAGTCCGACGTCGAGACCCTCAAGGAGGACCTCGAGGAGGTTCGAGACGAGGTCACTGACATTACGGAGTGGCGAAACCAGCTGGGTTCGATGTTCTCGGAGTAG
- a CDS encoding YlbF family regulator, giving the protein MSVETAPDPTETDVESLGEELGEAITTLPEYEAFEEAQRAVEADEEVQAKIDEFERVRQEFMMARQTGTASQEDLQHLQETQEELHAMEPMADFLEAKGDLTARLESINRAISDPLAVDFGGEAGGCCHD; this is encoded by the coding sequence ATGAGCGTCGAAACCGCCCCCGACCCGACCGAGACCGACGTCGAATCCCTCGGCGAAGAACTCGGCGAAGCTATCACGACCCTGCCCGAGTACGAGGCCTTCGAAGAGGCCCAGCGCGCCGTCGAAGCGGACGAAGAGGTCCAGGCGAAGATCGACGAGTTCGAGCGCGTACGCCAGGAGTTCATGATGGCCCGTCAGACGGGGACGGCCTCCCAGGAGGACCTGCAACACCTCCAGGAGACTCAGGAGGAACTGCACGCGATGGAACCGATGGCCGACTTCCTCGAGGCGAAGGGCGACCTGACGGCGCGCCTCGAGTCGATCAACCGGGCGATTTCGGACCCGCTCGCGGTCGACTTCGGCGGCGAGGCTGGCGGCTGTTGTCACGACTGA
- a CDS encoding MBL fold metallo-hydrolase, with amino-acid sequence MATSDWGDWLPNAIESADPDGVALWYLGCNGFVLKGREGTTIYVDPYVGLGDPPRTVRMVPVPFDPEDVDHADAVLVTHEHTDHVHGPSQAPILANSSATLYGPDDSLAVAREDEAWPDNWDVTDDQFAEVTEGDTIEVGEFTVHVEPANDPDATHPVSYVIEHKTGTVFHGGDTKPPEDDSFERIGEAYDLDLGILAFGTVGTIPDKETGEPKRTRWYNDENQIIECAEALQLETLLPSHWDMWKGLTADPKVLHHHARSFDHPERLEVVEIGDRVDLT; translated from the coding sequence ATGGCAACGAGCGACTGGGGAGACTGGCTCCCGAACGCGATCGAATCGGCCGACCCAGACGGGGTCGCGCTCTGGTACTTGGGCTGTAACGGCTTCGTCCTGAAGGGACGCGAGGGGACGACCATCTACGTCGATCCCTACGTCGGCCTGGGCGACCCGCCACGGACGGTACGGATGGTTCCAGTGCCCTTCGACCCCGAGGACGTCGACCACGCCGACGCCGTCCTGGTCACCCACGAACACACCGACCACGTCCACGGGCCGAGTCAGGCACCGATCCTGGCGAACTCGAGCGCCACACTGTACGGCCCCGACGACAGCCTCGCGGTCGCGCGCGAAGACGAAGCTTGGCCCGACAACTGGGACGTGACGGACGACCAGTTCGCGGAAGTGACGGAGGGAGACACCATCGAGGTCGGCGAGTTCACGGTCCACGTCGAGCCGGCCAACGACCCCGACGCGACCCATCCCGTGAGTTACGTGATCGAACACAAGACGGGCACGGTGTTCCACGGCGGCGACACCAAACCCCCCGAGGACGATTCGTTCGAGCGCATCGGCGAGGCGTACGACCTCGACCTCGGCATCCTCGCGTTCGGCACGGTCGGCACCATCCCCGACAAGGAGACGGGCGAACCAAAACGTACGCGATGGTACAACGACGAGAATCAGATTATCGAGTGCGCCGAGGCACTACAACTCGAGACCCTGCTCCCCAGTCACTGGGACATGTGGAAGGGGCTAACCGCTGACCCGAAAGTGCTCCACCACCACGCCCGGAGTTTCGATCACCCCGAGCGACTCGAGGTCGTCGAGATCGGCGATCGGGTCGATCTCACCTGA
- the dph2 gene encoding diphthamide biosynthesis enzyme Dph2: protein MSQESEYSEGDLRNTGMSLKHDREWDYELERIVEAVEEKDAKKIGLQFPEGLKRRGPKVADDLRELVPEDVTIMLSGQPCYGACDLDTYLMKRTDVFVHFGHSPMKDTDKVIYVPLFSNVEVTPIIEEALETLEPAEETPEVGLVTTAQHMNRFEEMRDFLEDRGYDVKTRRGDDRLTHEGQVLGCNYASADVPADQVLYVGGGKFHPLGLAMEHPDKHVVIADPVNNVVTVADTEKFMKQRYGAVHRAMDAEKWGVIFCTKIGQGRWEKAQEILEDNDDAYLITMDEVTPDRLRNFDMDAFVNTGCPRITTDDGPRFHKPMLTPGEYEIAVGNEPLENLEFDTFHGTW, encoded by the coding sequence ATGAGCCAGGAGTCGGAGTACAGCGAGGGTGACCTCCGGAACACGGGTATGTCCCTCAAACACGATCGGGAATGGGACTACGAACTCGAGCGAATCGTCGAGGCCGTTGAGGAGAAGGACGCAAAGAAGATTGGGTTGCAGTTTCCCGAGGGATTGAAACGCCGCGGCCCGAAGGTGGCCGATGACCTCCGGGAACTGGTCCCCGAGGACGTGACGATCATGCTCTCGGGCCAGCCCTGCTACGGCGCCTGCGATCTGGACACCTACCTGATGAAACGCACCGACGTGTTCGTCCACTTCGGCCACTCGCCGATGAAGGACACGGACAAGGTGATCTACGTCCCGCTGTTCTCGAACGTCGAGGTGACCCCGATCATCGAGGAAGCCCTCGAGACGCTCGAGCCGGCCGAGGAGACGCCGGAAGTCGGGCTCGTCACCACCGCCCAGCACATGAACCGGTTCGAGGAGATGCGCGATTTCCTCGAGGATCGGGGCTACGACGTGAAGACGCGTCGCGGCGACGACCGCCTGACCCACGAGGGACAGGTGCTAGGGTGCAACTACGCCAGCGCGGACGTGCCCGCCGACCAGGTGCTCTACGTCGGCGGCGGCAAGTTCCACCCGCTCGGCCTGGCGATGGAACACCCAGACAAGCATGTCGTCATCGCCGACCCCGTCAACAACGTCGTCACCGTCGCTGACACGGAGAAGTTCATGAAACAGCGCTACGGCGCCGTCCACCGCGCAATGGACGCCGAGAAGTGGGGCGTCATCTTCTGTACCAAAATCGGGCAGGGCCGCTGGGAGAAGGCCCAGGAGATCCTCGAGGACAACGACGACGCCTACCTCATCACGATGGACGAGGTCACCCCCGACCGCCTGCGCAACTTCGACATGGACGCGTTCGTCAACACCGGCTGTCCCCGAATCACGACCGACGACGGTCCCCGCTTCCACAAGCCGATGCTCACCCCCGGCGAGTACGAGATCGCCGTCGGGAACGAACCCCTCGAGAACCTCGAGTTCGACACGTTTCACGGGACCTGGTGA